In the genome of Bombyx mori chromosome 13, ASM3026992v2, the window gttagaaataatattaattaatggcATGATTATGTTTTCTTTTCCTACTGCCGCCGTACCTCGCCGTTGGATCGTAACCGCATGAAACCAAACGTCCATCACACGTAACACTACAGTTGCCGACGATTAAGATCAGTGTTAATCTGATATCGAACTATGTTGTCGTACTGTTCACGCTGTATCTCGTGGCTGCGTACATAAACGTTATAGTCAAAGGTGGAGTCGGGAAAAACGGGTCGACCGTCGCAGTAAGGAACCAAGAATAATGTTTATACAGCATTGTGCCGttctgataaccacttaacgttttttatttgtttatttttaactgctgcacgtttatattattatcctgGCGGTTTTAATTtggttattattaataaataaataattaaactttttttttaattaacgattTTAGTATaactaacaaaattatttgATATTACATCGAATGCTGTAAATGCTGACGACTAGTCTAACAAAACCGAATTATGCATGAGCTTAATAATGGACAGCACGatttttaattaccaaaataatTCAAAAGGGAATTGGCGCTGATGATTAaatcatacataaaaatataaatatgcttACGAAcccaaaataacaatataaaataaaaactaacttCAATTTACCTCTctctttaaaaatcaaaactcgTTATTTCAATTACTCGAGTGACACATTTTTTTGCAGTTACTTTGATTTACACATCAAAATTCTCAACCGTTTTTATGAAATTTCTGTCCTACCAATCTactctttgaaataaaatactatcAGATTTTACCTAATCGGTTCATAAGTGACTGATATCTGagctaacaaaataattaaaaaaaacagctacTATTTAAGTATTAGGCATTGAGCATTAGgtcttttgaagtcggctaaaaaCAGTTAATTGTACAAAGCTTACTGGTTATTTGTTTTGAAAACCATTGCACGTGGTTCCGGAACGCTATGCAAATGCAGTGACCGGTATCAGCTTTACTCTGTCCCTGACACTGATGATGGCCACCGACGACGGTTACTGACCATCAGATAGTTAGGCACTTTTCTTTGCATTTGACAGCAAGGAAACAGCAGACACGTCTTGGCCACTAAACCTAAGACGCTTCTAAGTTTGTTCATAGAAGAATCCATTTGCAACATtgtgtgttaatttatttttggtaattaaaaCTGGTCATGTTTTATAGACATCGGGATTGTAGTACAAGCTCTTTGTCATTACTACTGGCCACGTACAGTATCTGAAAATGTTTTTTCTCGATCATCAGCCCATAGTTTAATTGAATTCTCAGCGAATCAAATTCTTTGCCCGGCAATTGTCATTTGCCATGGTCCTTTACTTGTTTCATAAACGAATattgaagttttattaaatacaatagtTTTAAAATCACCAGGATAACTTGCCATTACTGACGTAACACAGCTCGCGTCGCATCACGCATTTCTATGGAGCTAAAACAAAATCCTGTATATGGACCCCTTTTAACAATTACCTAGGCTAGCCAAAATCACCCTCAAAGTGAACCTTTTCATTCCTAAGACATTGCCTAAATTTAGGTTCAAGACCAATGTGTCCTTGAATATGTGTCAGAAGGGTTCTAAGGCTGTATCTTTGAACAGACGCTAACGATCTAATATTACCCTCCCTACTTTTTGAAGACTACCTCTTGGCAATCCAGACAATGCCGAGTCGCTTTTTAAGCATATTTCAGGGAGGCTACGTAAAATTGTTTCACAGTTGGGTGGTACTTCTGTAGTGTTGTGTTGTGCTCTCATAGTTTCGTGTAACTGCATCGTCCTAGTTGCGAATGTTACTACTCACAGCCGGCTTGCATGTTCTCTGCATGACGCTACTGTATAGATATATGTAGTATgtaattttgttagttttatattttgtatgttGATGCACTTATAAATTGAAGACGTgtgtggatgaaggggatacaatttgttaattttgagaaaaccgGCAACAAACTTtggttacttgtactttttctttgtACATAACTCCTGCACCActgcaatttttaaaaatagcctttaaatccGGAGTTTAAGGTCTAACGTTTGTTTATAGGcccataacaccttcattcaatgtaaaaactcaaaaatcttcaaaatgttacttaaccctttcatccactcatgttTTCAATTAtgattgataaaaaataatgcCTTTCTGCAGTATTTTTGTAATCTGAGTACTTGGAACTCAAAAGTGACTCGTGGTGCCCGGCTCAGTACATGTACACTGTGTATACCCTTCTAATCTCAAGAGTAGAAAAGACTTTATTAAAGAATAGCactatttaaagtttttatatttatttgctaCAATTATTATACCTTGACATGGTGGTCTACAGATTTCTAATTTGAGccagtaaaaattatatattttcctgagaaaaaaaacaaatattttatgtaaatgtgATAATTTGCATGATTTACCAAAGTTCAAGATCCGTCAAGACCAAGGTACATACTCAGTCTCCCACCCAGGGCACGAGCATCCTGTCTCCGGTGATACCGTTCTCGCTGGTCGTGGTGCCGGCGTTTATCATCTTCCAGAAGAGCGAGTCGCACGTGTACGAGAACCACCCGGCGCTCTACATCTTAGCGTTCGGCATGGTCACGGCGAAGGTCACGAACAAACTGGTGGTGGGTATACGGGACTGAGTGCAGGCGATGTGGATAACTGGTTTAAAGAAACGGACTTTCTTATACGAGCCCAGTGGCCGTTTAATGATTGGCCTTATCACGGATATTGGCAAGGCCAATAAGACCaagggtcttttttttttgtttcctacctaaactgagagCCTtgaaaagctatttcagcgtaaccttaactagtaggtgacggggctcaaacctgacgacgttgctaacacgaaccctagctagagccgtgcttcgcagaatctaccgccggatcggaaacgcgacccactgagaagatccggcgagaaatcaGTCGGCTGAGTCTGAGGGCCAAGGGCCATAGACACCGTGCTGGGTTTTCAACTCTGAATACATAGTGTTCTAGCAGTGGTTCATATCTAACGAAAGCTGCCCAATCCTGAACACAGACCACCCATTAAGACATCACAGTGTCGAGAGCTGGTATAACCTTCGAGGAAGAAATAGATTTGTTGCCAATAATTTTGTGATAGAAGTCGTGAGCTCTGGAAATGATTAGTGATTGAAATATCGAAACTTCCTGTATGAAATGAGTTAGAACGCGTTTTTGTGTTGGCTTGCAGGTGGCTCACATGACTAAAAGCGAGATGGAGTACTACGACTGGTCACTGCTGGGGCCGGCGATGCTGTTCCTTAACCAGTACTTCAACAACGCGCTGCCGGAGTACTGGGTGCTCTGGCTCTGCACGGTACCTGTCGCCTCTCCTACGCACTGCCGACTGCTTCCCTGGAGAtcctcgattttttttattgcttagatgagtggacgagctcacagcccacctggtgttaagtggtcactggagcccatagacatctacaaggtaaatgcgccacccaccttgagatataagttctaaggtcttagtatagttataacgattgccctaccctttaacgcattactgcttcacggcggtggtacctacccgtgccaaCTCACAGGAGGTACCACCAGTGACTGGACATTCCTTGAGGACTCCAAGGTTGAAGAAAGGGTTATAGATATTGCAAGCCTAAGGGATGcgggaggtttttttttttttttttttttttttttttattgcctttgtaggcagacgagcatacggcccacctgatggtaagtggtcaccgtcgctcatggacgtcagcaatgccaggggcagagccaagccgctgcctaccatagtaATTGTATGATAATGTCGCTCTTCTAAAGAGTTAAACTAAAACTTGGTTTATATTATTGAAATCTACAGCCAccgtagtccatagacatcacgagaACGCCGATGCCTGCTCTGAGGCAAGAGATTGAAGTAGGCTTAGAGtattgagcggtaggcagcggcttggctctgcccttgacagtgctgaaatccatgggcgacggtaaccactcaccatcaggtgggccgtatgctcatctgtctacaagggcaataaaaagaagaaaacatgtgtgcaattcacacgtggtagaagtgaaaccttcaaaaattaaaatacaattatcctgaatgtctaagtatatgtaaaattttgtcattagtaaataattgtaaatcatcttttatagtatgaggtagcgccctctgtgaattgatattttaacttcacgtataatcctaaattaaaattcactacaagaggtttcatacacacgttagcattaaaaaatctcatagttgttttattttattgcttagatgtgtggacgagctcacagcccacctggtgttaagtggttactggagcccatagacatctacaacgtaaatgcgccacacatcttgagatataagttctaaggtctcagtatagttacaacggctgccccactcttcaaaccgaaacgcattactgcttcacggcagaaataggcagggcggtggtacctacccgtgcggactcacaagagttcctaccactagtaatagatggcgctgtattaaaaaaaaacactacactgagaacgtctaatgtgttctatctcgttctctcgcaggctgaatcctatacatttatgtatttgtgtctctatggacttattttttcgtttcatcgagtgaGTTTCGTCCGCAGGTGTGGGTGTGCGGGGAGCTGGTGCGCTACTGCGGACAGGTCTGCCGCGAGATCTGCGACCACCTCGACATCCAGCTGTTCCGCATCCCGCGCGCCGCGCCCGCCCCCGCCTCCGCCTCCGCGCCCGCGCACAGCAAGGCCGCGCCCGACAGAAACGGTACGCGACGCCACGCCGCCAAGCACGCGAGACGACAGCCAGCCAACTAACCCCCTCCCGTGTGCCCGCGAACCTTTTGAGCCTATTGTATTGCATCTCCGTGAGCAACAAAATACACTCAAAAGGTTCAAAGTCGCTCAGTAACACTTCCGTCTCTGTCGCTCACGTACTAAACGTCCCCGGTAACAACAACCCGACGGCAAATATTAGGTTAAATGATGTAGCAGCCGCGGGTGAAACATGATGGAAATTGtatcatattaattatattatttatttcgaacACACGCAGCCAAAGAATATGAATGTTGTTATTAACGAGGAAATATTGGTAATAAAATAATCAGTAAAGGTAGGTTGTCCCTGGTCTACTACATTGGCAATGTCAATAGGCttttaaacaaattatatttagcTGCCTTCTATATGAATACGACGAAATGCTACAACTGTTTAGATGATTGTTAGACAGAGAAAGCATTACAGCTACTAATGACGTCACGGCTCGTGCGCATAGCGTTACATCCCGTACTTGTTTTTATTACCAATTTAAATAGTCCCTCCACTACACTCTTATTCTGTTCAAACTAGTCGATGTCACTAAGCACAACTTCAGCTTAATGCGTCTTTGATTCTCTTGTGAAATAACGATGTATGGTTTTCCACAAAAACTCAAAGTTCTGAAAGGTTCGATAAACTTTGTGAGTTGGGCCGCGACCTTATTGGGAGTTTtagttaaaacaaaaatctttcTAGACAATGTCCATCTCTATCGCTACttcaatatacataaatataaagctACGGATGACGCGTTAGTGTACGAGGTGAATGCTTTTCAGTtaaaagattattttaattacttgaGGTCCCATTATATTCTTGCGGCCTGGCAAACGCGTGTTCTCGACTATTGACAGCGAGGCACGGAGTCTGGGACTCGCGCAAGACGTCCCCAGGATGACTTTACGTCACGCGTATCCTTGAGTGGAGACGTCGCGTCCAATTAACTGTGAGACCTCAAGATATTGTTCATCTTTGTAATGTAACAAATgctttgtcgaaatattgtagaTTACGTTATACGGTCAGCACAAAACGAATAGTTAAGTCTTGTTTCGAACCGCCCTGTGGTCCTTGGGCCCCTGCACCGCGTGTGACAGCGGGGACGATCCCCCTTCCAACCCCCCGATCAATTCAACAAAAAATGCCCCGATTGCAATTGCATCGTCCCCTAATGTTAGAAACTCGAATCAAAAGCAACTATAGTTTGTTCCGTCGCAGGATAGCGTTAACTGGTGGTTGGGTCTTCTTTAAATCACTCGATTGTTATTGTAGATGTGTGTGAGGTATACATAGGGAGCCCTCAACAGTAAGTGGCGCCAGTAGCTCCCGCTTAGTGAATGCTAAATAGTAAAACATATAGTATATGGAAGAAACACACAGTCCGCGCGCGACCTCCGAAGAATGTTGACGTAATGAGCTAGTGTTGTAATCAGTCGATATTGCGCTATCGATACTAACACATCTCAAGCCTCCCTGCgactgtaaattataaaatagttttatgggGGTATTATgtacttcaaataaaataaaaacaatagatcacgtatgaatttaatttaatgaattgatacttattgaacaaaatgaacGTTAATCACTGTGGCAATCAAATTAATCAGTACTTGAAGGATTTGATGTGGTATCGACACTCTCCTCACGTACTTCAATAATTAATGATTCGACAACATCCTCCATTAAGCCATCCTTTTGCCAGTAATGTTCCTCTCTAATGCTAAGACATGTTTATTATGCAAACAAAAAGACTTATAAGTGTAAATACTATTTATAAtggactagcggcccgctctggctccgctcgggtctttaacaaaaatttcaacgatatttgatgttgttttatttttgttaataaaggaacacttattgcgacataaatataatagttagacataataatatgctgtcgcgacactatttgtaaataatagtgttctacaaagtcgtagtacattattgtACATACAgaatctatcatcaatagttttcgcagggcacgcgatgtaaagaatattttagttaaattttttacacattgggttacattattagagttttagtaaggatccctaattttttcaaaaaagattatagcctatgtcactcgggagtactgtagcttccaaacagtgaaagaatttttcaaatcggttcagtagtttcggagcctattcaagacaaagaaacaaataaatctttcctctttataatattaggatAGAAAACACACCACGTAAATAACACTGCTATCGCAAAATTAATGAAGACGATTCGGTAAGCGCACTCTCACGTTGAGGTCGACACTAGTCCTAGGAGAGTGCGGGGTATGAAGTGATGGCCTCCTCAGCCACAGATTCATCGCAGCTCGCGCGCGGACTGTACCAAATAACACATTCAGCTACACCACATTTTCCAACGAGTCAGTTCCGAATATGTCCATAGTCCTGTTTAAAAATGTTATGACTATTCAATCAATTAGAAATATTCTCGCGAGTGGCGACCGGTCGCGAATGTCTGGTAACGCGCTCCtccataaaataacaataaacctATTGCTCGTTAAGATCTAAGAGCTATTCTTAAACAAATATTAGAACACTAACACTTCTGCTTCTATATTTCAATTTTCTCGGTGTTGGATgctataaaacattaaatatatcgcctttttgcattaaaagtgtacaatttctaaaaaagattcgaaattgaattaatatgcggaataatttggtatcaccagtatttttctcataaatactgtcgaAAGAGCgttgtttagttttagttttaatttatttatttttgactaTGTTttaactactattaacaaaattaatacataatattatctcaCTTTAAAAGAcatataatgtaactggtaaaaaataaaaaataaatgttgcaaagatgattaatattaaaaagatcACATGTTaataacctttaaaacactctcctgtaaaattagtaagttttgagattatacagttttaatgcgagaagacgatatacgTTAGCTAAACACTTTCTCTTctgcatatatatatttacttatttcatAGCCGAGAGTCCCCGTGCAAGTGAGATTCACATCCCAGTTCgaatgtcaatgtcaatgtcaacTCAATAATGTAGTCAATGAAATAGTTTCCCGTTTTATATAGTAGCGTGTCACATATTGTTTTTAAGTAATACGATTGGTGTTTATTAgaagggagaaaaaaaaactgcgtaGAGAATTAAGagttttgtatataaatgtaaCGTTGATGTATTGATTGTGCTGGACGCAAATGCCTGtgtaaatttgtatttaaaaatgataatgttGTGACGTTGTATTTTCTATgtgaaatataaaatgttaattGTAATCGACTTGTTTTATTTACGGTAAACGAGCGGCGAGTGGCGCCGCGGGCTGTGCGTAGTGTAGCCCCCGGGCGCGGGGGACGCTCGCCGCAGCTTCCGCACTACGTAGGTTGTGTTCCCGTGCACGTCTCTCTTTATCTCCTGCTGTATATACATTTGCTTTTACTAAATCCCTCAGTGTAagtgtgtatgtgtgtttgtgtttttaaactataattatgAGAGAAAGTATGATGTACTAACCTAAACTAGTATTTTGTTAGCATAGAACTGGGCATTTTTGTTGGGGCGTGTTTGGATCAAACATATGTAACCAAATATTTCAGTTTTCCACTTTGAAGTTATTGCATGATTGATATTATCTGTGTtccgatattttattttagtttttttttttattttttatttacagcgCCCTGTGAACCGGATAGATCGGACGCGGAGGACACAGAGCCGCTGttgaataataatagtattagtTAATTAATGTTTGTGACTTATTAAAGCTGTATAAAATGTTTTCTGGTTCATTTATTTTCTGAATCCTCGAATAGAACTCCTCGTCGTTCGGCGCGTGGGCTACAGCAACTCCGACTCACAATATTACTCATTTCGTATCTccctttctttttctttttttattaggctaacaatacacatcacaagctaaaaagatacataaaaacacaagAAAAAAGAACCAAAATCTgacttgcaacataagttataatatatgcgcacgacaaaacaagacagtgctgaatttgtacaacaacgttccttacaattacgacaaacaacacgataacgaaaactaatctaactaataatgtaaggaaataattttattcacccataaactattaaaaaattacattactaaCCTATTCATTTCACATCTGATGATTCTAAGCCGGTAAATACGAGCGGCACCTGGCGTcgacagaatctaccaccggatctgaattgcgacccactgcgaagatccgacgagaagctcaattcgctcgtcgaagTCTTCTTGATATCTGACGAGTTCGATGAGAAGGGTAATGACGACGAAATTTGCTCAAATGCATGTTGTAGGCACGTCCATACAGACCAACCAGTTCTACAACCTTCAATGCttttagaaaacaaaaaaatatttaaaaattacatttaaaaccgATAAATCACGTGATCACGAAAGAAAGCGAATAAAAAATCGTAGccaaaaaacaacattatatttattcattacgATAGAATAGTTAAGGTATGCGCATACCGAACAGAACTACGCATACCATTAGTTTTcactgtagttttttttacttttatattattttctgtcCCTGCCTATTCGTCGGTAGCATATGAGACTATTCGAGCTACGCCCGGAGAGCTAGACGCCTAGAGCTCACGGgcttcaacctgagagaaattTCAAACACTagtactagcaagagcagtgcttcgcagaatctatcaccagatcggaatcgcgacccacagaagatccgacaagaaatTCAATGCCCTGTGTTTACTTATAGgttagttcgacgaggacgttaTTTTACGTTTAACAAAAAATCTTATCTATCGCTTTTCATGGTGACGAGATCATCAGTGGCATAAAGAGAGCCATTGCCTCAAATAAGTGTAACTTGTGACTTGGTATTCCTTTGACCAACGTCACCCGttcgtataataaattatttctattttttctacGAACTAAGTTGAATATCTGTGAAATCACGTTCGGCTTGTTACCATGTACACCGCATTGATAAAAAAGACTATAATATGATCACAACAGATCACAATCAAACTGacataaatattaagtgtatttattgTGTATGAAACTGACATTTAAATCGTACGCAGACAACAGGCTaaatattgtgttttattataGCCAATGAAAACATCATTTAAGATCAAATATATTTGATTGAAAATATTCCTAATTAAAGATTATTTTccattaaaaatagattttctGTAATCAGGTACCCTATTCTTCGAAATGATTTTTCAATCaaagaaataatacaaaaacttCAATATCCAATTTTCTCCTGTAGTCTCGATACCACAATGCTCATCTATCAGGACATTAATTTTTGCCGGACGATATTCCTCCATTAATTTCGAGTTTCAGCAGCCTTGGCAACGTGATATCGAGGACAGCAAATCTGGTTTGTCCATCGCACTAAACCTCTACCTTGCCACCTCTTATACTTTCAGCTGACGATTATGAATTAATGGGCAGTTACTAAATCTTCGTATTCACGAAACTACAATGAATTTACACATTCAGCGCACTCACAGTATCCGACAGCTAAGTATAAACACTTAAAGACGTCAACGTTGTtcgaaagcaaaaaaataaaaaaataaatattaataatgtagaGTTTATCGTTTCGTGATAATGACCGGCCAAGCGTTGCGCGGCGTCTGGTGATAGTGAGAGCGCAGTACT includes:
- the LOC101747123 gene encoding cholinephosphotransferase 1 isoform X1, with the protein product MQFYKERILNAAQLKRLSEHKYSCTSASVLDAWLQPWWCWLVSKTPLWLAPNLITILGLIVNIVTTLILVWYSPDARQDPPRWACALCALGVFVYQSLDAIDGKQARRTGSQSPLGELFDHGCDSISTVFIALGACIAVKLGEYPTWMFFQCFCAMTLFYCAHWQAYVTGTLKMGRIDVTEAQFSIIGIHLISAVLGPDFWSTQLPTIKISVNLISNYVVVLFTLYLVAAYINVIVKGGVGKNGSTVAGTSILSPVIPFSLVVVPAFIIFQKSESHVYENHPALYILAFGMVTAKVTNKLVVAHMTKSEMEYYDWSLLGPAMLFLNQYFNNALPEYWVLWLCTVWVCGELVRYCGQVCREICDHLDIQLFRIPRAAPAPASASAPAHSKAAPDRNAPCEPDRSDAEDTEPLLNNNSIS